The Naumovozyma castellii chromosome 4, complete genome genome contains a region encoding:
- the NCAS0D02350 gene encoding uncharacterized protein codes for MSSVSTTDQDIHNLSTQAHTQDDSIKKETVSATINSVSSLSEESVKDAGVNNIEIYAEQYQNPFLRAMLFFSLFLVAYAYGLDGNIRYTFQALATSSYSEHSLLSTVNCIKTVIAAAGQIWFARASDIFGRLTILGVSIIFYIIGTVIESQATNVARFTAGGCFYQLGYTGAMLIIEIIATDFSNLNWRLLALFIPALPFIINTWISGDVTAAVNGNWKWGIGMWAFIFPLACIPLACCMLHMRYLAHKNAKDRLMPSFTIPKDVSRKEYFIDVFFWRLDMIGLLLIVCFFGCVLIPFTLAGGMKEQWRTAHIIVPEVIGWCVALPLYILWEIKFSRHPLTPWELLKDRGVYSALIIAFLINFCWYMQGDYMYTVLIVAVHESVKAATRITSLYSFVSVITGTILGLFLVKLRRTKPFILFGICGWFISFGLLIHYRGDSGAHAGIIGSLCLLGFCAGFFTYTTQTSIQATTRSHAKMAVITALYLACYNIGSSFGAAVSGGVWTNVLPDRISRGISNQTLAAEAYGSPFTFIITYTWETAERQAVVKAYRETQKILCIIGLVFCVPLLMAALMLRDHKLEDVVALDQMSEKVVEDDDPIFAFLKKCIPFYNKKNGETSTVTTSTDGNDVVEMV; via the coding sequence ATGTCATCGGTATCCACCACGGACCAGGACATACACAACTTGTCCACGCAAGCTCACACGCAGGACGACTCCATTAAGAAGGAGACAGTCTCTGCAACAATAAATAGTGTCTCATCGCTCTCCGAAGAAAGTGTCAAAGATGCTGGTgtcaataatattgaaatttacGCTGAGCAATACCAGAACCCATTCTTACGTGCTATGTTGTTCTTCTCCCTGTTCCTGGTTGCTTACGCTTACGGACTAGATGGGAACATCCGTTACACTTTCCAAGCATTGGCTACTTCTTCTTACTCCGAACACTCTCTGCTGTCCACTGTTAACTGTATCAAGACAGTCATTGCCGCCGCAGGTCAGATCTGGTTCGCAAGAGCCTCAGatatttttggaagattAACAATTCTTGGTGTCTCCATCATTTTCTACATCATTGGTACCGTCATTGAATCGCAAGCTACCAACGTGGCAAGATTCACTGCCGGTGGTTGTTTCTACCAATTAGGTTACACAGGTGCTATGTTAATCATCGAAATTATCGCTACGGATTTCTCCAATTTGAACTGGAGACTACTAGCATTGTTTATCCCAGCTTTGCccttcattattaacaCTTGGATCAGTGGGGACGTTACTGCCGCGGTTAATGGGAACTGGAAATGGGGGATTGGTATGTGGGCTTTCATCTTCCCCTTAGCTTGTATCCCTTTGGCTTGCTGTATGCTACATATGAGATACTTGGCTCACAAGAACGCCAAGGATCGTTTGATGCCCAGTTTCACTATCCCCAAGGACGTCTCACGCAAGGAATACTTCATTGATGTCTTCTTCTGGAGACTGGATATGATCGGTCTTCTCTTGATCGTTTGTTTCTTCGGTTGTGTGTTGATCCCATTTACTTTGGCTGGTGGTATGAAAGAACAATGGAGAACAGCCCATATTATCGTTCCAGAAGTCATTGGATGGTGTGTCGCTTTACCACTGTACATCCTTTGGGAAATAAAATTCTCCAGGCATCCATTGACTCCATGGGAATTGTTAAAGGATAGAGGTGTATACAGTGCCCTAATCATCGCCTTCTTAATCAACTTTTGTTGGTACATGCAAGGTGACTACATGTACACGGTCCTTATCGTCGCAGTACATGAATCTGTCAAGGCTGCTACAAGAATTACCTCATTATACTCCTTCGTCTCCGTTATCACTGGTACCATCCTCGGTTTATTCCTAGTAAAATTGAGAAGAACAAAACCATTCATCCTGTTTGGTATCTGTGGATGGTTCATCTCATTCGGTCTATTAATCCACTACCGTGGTGATTCTGGTGCTCATGCAGGGATCATTGGGTCCCTGTGCTTGCTTGGGTTCTGTGCAGGTTTCTTCACGTATACAACACAGACATCCATCCAGGCAACCACCAGGTCTCATGCTAAGATGGCAGTCATCACAGCGCTTTATCTTGCCTGTTACAACATAGGTAGTTCTTTTGGGGCTGCCGTATCTGGAGGGGTCTGGACGAATGTACTACCTGATAGAATCTCCAGAGGCATCAGTAACCAAACCCTGGCTGCTGAGGCTTATGGTTCACCTTTTACCTTCATTATTACTTACACTTGGGAAACCGCGGAAAGACAGGCGGTAGTTAAGGCGTACCGTGAAACACAGAAAATTCTGTGTATAATTGGGTTGGTATTTTGTGTTCCGTTGTTGATGGCCGCATTAATGCTGAGAGATCATAAATTGGAGGATGTTGTCGCCCTTGATCAAATGTCAGAAAAGGTAGTTGAAGATGACGACCCAATCTTTGCATTTTTAAAGAAGTGCATCCCATTTTACAACAAAAAGAATGGTGAAACTTCTACTGTCACCACATCTACCGACGGTAATGATGTTGTTGAAATGGTATAG
- the FKS3 gene encoding putative 1,3-beta-D-glucan synthase (ancestral locus Anc_5.14), whose product MMDIPSPEVDEYPAWCQDDQVPVTKAEIKSIFNELSHKFGFQQSSKENMYHHFLAQLDSRACRTDAQTALISLHVSYIGGENANYRKWYFAAQLDLDDEIGIQNMKLTGKSHQRNKKAAKKRGTTIQQQQKQWKARELEFINEHPRVALSQKQLRDKDCLKAEDYKWKIKMKALTPYQMVRQIALYLLCWGEANQVRFAPECLCFIFKCALDYDTNTIESGNTNALPEYTYLNEVITPIYKFLRNQVYRKNSSGIWVRREHDHANIIGYDDINQLFWYPEGIERIVLNSGIRLVDKDVGERYIHLKNVNWSKAFYKTYYETRTWMHCVPNFNRFWIIHFAPFWFFTAYNSPTLYTKDYTQLLNNSPTSQAKLSAVAFGGAITCLVQIIATLFEWKFVPREWPGAQHLSKRLFGLIVCFALNFMPSLYIFFILDLGTPSKFAFVLSIIQLVFAILTSLFFAIRPLGGLFGSYLNKGSKTRRYSSSQTFTASFPKLHGRSRWFSYGLWVFVFLCKYIESYFFLTLSLRDPIRVLSILKVRCNGDRLLGTLLCEAQPKITLLLMFLSDLGLFFLDTYLWYIICNCIFSIILSFSLGTSIFTPWKNIYSKLPTRIYSKILATSEMDIKYNVEILVSQIWNTIIISMYREHLLSIENLQKLIYQQASDMYNSAARTLKSPTFFIAQDDSTFKSANFFPPNSEAERRISFFAQSLSTPVTEPLLVESMPTFTVIVPHYNEKIILSLKEVIKEESPSNKLTVLEYLKQLYPSEWLNFVRDTKSLNKPSFKKKLNSSQEMEGTMDKHLFNPDYSEDAVDSYDSQSGSVMSIPSMLYKDQEYLIREKINDLPYNYFGFNASDTLYTLRTRMWASLRSQTLFRTICGFMNYEKAIKLLYRVEHTSSFSLYKNDDKMWENELDNLVARKFRMVIAMQRYSKFTAEELEAAEILLRKFPLLHISYILEEECPDDGEIIYYSCLTNGYAQLNERTGLREPIFKIRLSGNPILGDGKSDNQNHSLIFYRGEYIQVIDANQDNYLEECLKIRSVLSEFEELDVDTQIPYIAGIEYDEEPAPVAIVGAREYIFSENIGVLGDIAAGKEQTFGTLFARTLAEIGGKLHYGHPDFINAIFMTTRGGISKAQKSLHLNEDIYAGMNAICRGGRIKHSDYYQCGKGRDLGFGSILNFTTKIGAGMGEQLLSREYYYLGTQLPIDRFLSFFYAHPGFHLNNLFISLSLQLFFLLLLNLGSLNYEVIVCFYDKNASITRLEEPVGCANIKPALNWVSIFVLSIFIVFFIAFAPLIIQEILEKGIWKAFARFIHHILSMAPLFEVFVCQVYSNSLLMDVTFGGAKYIATGRGFAITRVNFSILYSRYATISIYSGIQIFLMLLFATVSMWQPALLWFWITVVSLCFAPFIFNPHQFVFSDFFIDYRNFIHWLSSGNSRYKKECWSNYIKASRAIFTGYKRKTIDDESEMEDKVDKRTRFWNILGAEVIVPLLYFSFNFSAYMFINAQTGAQDVELTNSILRLSIVTFLPIVFNVIILLLGFGISLLTYPFLAFCSASLGSSISFMVHFLSIFIYIIDFEIMWFLQGWNFTRTLILLLTSINLQSFLFKIVTTFCITKEFKNNKPHLAWWTGNWYKTGLSWSVILQPMREYILKIIESSYFAGDFFLGHFLLYMQTPLLFFPFVDYFHSMTLLWLNPTQLVSHKRIFTKKQKRRRNIIIAKYILLYFMLLLNLLFLFIAPFFADELIPEPQSLVLNTPLNRTVQPYKHDNNDTGPFVAPTDPAMGQTVKYITI is encoded by the coding sequence ATGATGGATATACCAAGTCCTGAAGTTGATGAGTATCCGGCTTGGTGCCAGGATGATCAGGTCCCTGTTACAAAGGCAGAAATAAAAAGCATTTTTAATGAGTTGAGTCACAAGTTTGGATTTCAGCAGTCCTCAAAGGAAAATATGTACCACCATTTCCTTGCACAATTAGATTCTAGAGCATGTAGAACGGACGCCCAGACTGCTTTGATCTCCTTACATGTTTCGTATATAGGTGGAGAAAATGCTAATTACAGAAAATGGTACTTTGCTGCCCAATTAGATCTTGATGATGAGATTGGTattcaaaatatgaaaCTTACTGGTAAGTCCCACCAAAGGAATAAAAAAGCTGCCAAGAAACGTGGAACTACGAtacaacagcaacaaaaACAATGGAAGGCAagagaattggaatttattaatgagCATCCAAGGGTAGCTCTATCCCAGAAACAATTAAGAGATAAAGATTGTCTAAAGGCGGAAGATTACaagtggaaaataaaaatgaaggCACTGACACCCTACCAAATGGTAAGACAGATCGCTTTATATCTTTTATGTTGGGGTGAAGCAAACCAAGTTCGTTTTGCTCCTGAGTGCCTTTGCTTTATATTTAAATGTGCACTTGATTATGACACTAACACCATAGAATCTGGAAATACCAATGCATTACCCGAATACACTTACCTAAATGAAGTTATTACTCCAATTTATAAATTCTTAAGAAATCAGGTATACAGAAAAAATTCATCGGGGATCTGGGTGAGAAGAGAACATGATCATGCAAATATAATTGGTTATGATGATATAAATCAATTGTTCTGGTATCCTGAAGGCATTGAGAGAATCGTTTTAAACTCAGGAATTCGGCTTGTAGATAAGGACGTCGGTGAAAGATACATTCATCTTAAGAATGTAAATTGGTCGAAAGCATTCTACAAAACCTATTATGAAACTAGAACTTGGATGCATTGCGTACCTAATTTCAACAGATTCTGGATTATTCACTTCGCGCCATTCTGGTTTTTCACTGCATACAACTCTCCCACATTATATACAAAGGATTATACTCAGCTTTTGAACAACTCACCAACTTCCCAAGCAAAACTTTCTGCCGTAGCTTTTGGTGGTGCAATTACATGTTTAGTTCAGATTATTGCTACCCTCTTTGAGTGGAAATTTGTGCCGAGAGAATGGCCTGGGGCCCAGCATTTGTCGAAACGACTATTTGGTCTAATCGTATGCTTCGCTCTTAACTTTATGCCATCCCTCtacatattttttattttggaCCTTGGAACTCCTTCAAAGTTTGCTTTTGTTTTGTCTATTATTCAACTGGTATTTGCCATATTGACAAGTTTATTCTTCGCTATTAGACCGTTAGGTGGATTATTCGGTTCATATCTAAATAAAGGAAGTAAAACTAGACGGTACAGTTCTTCTCAAACTTTTACTGCATCATTTCCAAAACTGCATGGCAGAAGTAGATGGTTTTCCTACGGATTGTGGGtctttgtttttctttgcAAATATATTGAGtcttatttctttttaacTTTATCGTTAAGAGATCCAATTAGAGTCTTGTCCATTTTAAAAGTTCGATGTAATGGAGACAGATTACTAGGAACTCTCCTATGTGAAGCTCAGCCAAAGATAACTCTGCTTTTGATGTTTCTTTCGGATTTAGGACTATTCTTTTTGGATACTTATCTTTGGTATATCATCTGCAATTGTATCTTTTCgattattttatcattttcacTAGGTACATCTATCTTTACCCCATGGAAAAACATTTACTCTAAACTTCCAACCAGAATTTACTCTAAAATTTTGGCAACTTCTGAAATGGATATCAAGTACAATGTTGAAATATTAGTATCACAAATTTGGAACACtataattatttcaatGTATCGTGAGCACTTGCTTTCTATTGAAAACCTTCAGAAATTGATATATCAGCAAGCGTCTGATATGTATAACTCTGCCGCAAGAACATTGAAATCTCCAACATTTTTTATTGCTCAAGACGATTCAACATTTAAATCTGCAAATTTCTTTCCTCCAAATTCTGAGGCTGAACGaagaatttctttctttgctCAATCTCTATCTACACCTGTTACTGAACCTTTATTAGTAGAGTCGATGCCAACATTTACCGTAATAGTTCCCCACtacaatgaaaaaataatattaagcTTGAAAGAAGTAATAAAGGAAGAGTCACCTAGCAATAAGCTGACTGTTTTAGAGTACCTTAAGCAGTTATACCCTTCAGAATGGTTGAATTTTGTGAGAGATACGAAATCTCTAAATAAGCcatcattcaaaaaaaaattaaattcttcacaAGAAATGGAGGGTACCATGGACAAGCATCTATTTAATCCAGACTATTCTGAAGATGCTGTTGATAGTTATGATAGTCAATCAGGATCAGTAATGAGTATACCATCGATGTTGTATAaagatcaagaatatttgattcGTGAAAAGATTAACGATTTGCCGTATAATTATTTTGGATTCAATGCGTCTGATACACTTTATACCCTTCGAACGCGTATGTGGGCATCATTGAGGTCTCAAACCTTATTTCGAACTATTTGTGGATTTATGAATTATGAAAAGGCAATAAAGTTGCTGTATAGGGTTGAACACAcatcttcattttcgttgtataaaaatgatgataagaTGTGGGAGAATGAGCTAGACAACTTGGTAGCTAGGAAATTTCGTATGGTTATTGCAATGCAGAGATACTCCAAATTTACAGCTGAAGAACTGGAAGCTGCTGAAATTTTGTTACGTAAATTTCCTCTTCTCCATATATCTTATATTTTGGAGGAAGAGTGTCCAGATGACGGtgaaataatatattattcGTGTTTAACCAATGGATATGCCCaattaaatgaaagaaCTGGATTGCGAGAACCGATATTTAAGATTCGATTGTCGGGAAATCCTATATTAGGAGATGGGAAGTCCGataatcaaaatcattcaCTTATCTTCTATCGTGGCGAATACATTCAAGTCATTGATGCAAACCAAGATAATTATTTAGAGGAATGCTTGAAGATTCGCTCGGTGTTGagtgaatttgaagaattagatgTTGATACACAAATTCCATATATTGCCGGAAtagaatatgatgaagaacCAGCACCAGTAGCTATAGTTGGAGCAagagaatatatattttctgaaaatattggaGTACTGGGTGATATTGCTGCTGGAAAAGAACAGACGTTTGGTACTTTATTTGCAAGAACCTTGGCAGAAATTGGTGGAAAATTACATTATGGACATCCTGATTTCATAAACGCCATTTTTATGACCACAAGAGGGGGCATTTCAAAGGCTCAAAAGAGTTTGCATCTCAACGAGGATATATATGCAGGAATGAATGCCATTTGTCGTGGTGGAAGGATAAAACATAGTGACTATTATCAATGTGGCAAGGGACGCGACTTAGGTTTTGGATCTATCCTAAATTTTACCACAAAAATTGGGGCTGGTATGGGAGAGCAGCTGCTATCAAGAGAATACTATTATTTGGGAACCCAATTACCAATCGATAGATTTTTGTCCTTTTTTTATGCACATCCTGGATTTCATCTAAACAATCtctttatttctttatctttgCAGCTGTTTTTCCTGCTACTACTTAATTTGGGGTCATTGAATTATGAAGTAATAGTATGTTTTTATGACAAGAATGCATCAATAACTAGGCTAGAGGAGCCGGTGGGTTGCGCCAACATTAAACCTGCACTTAATTGGGTCTCCATCTTTGTTCTTTCCATATTCATTGTGTTCTTTATTGCTTTTGCGCCATTAATtatccaagaaattttagAAAAGGGTATATGGAAGGCATTTGCAAGATTTATACACCATATTTTATCAATGGCACCATTGTTTGAGGTTTTCGTTTGTCAGGTATATTCTAATTCTTTGCTGATGGATGTCACATTTGGAGGTGCAAAATACATTGCCACAGGAAGAGGCTTTGCAATTACTAGGGTAAATTTCTCAATACTGTATTCACGGTATGCTACAATTTCTATTTATAGTGGaatacaaatttttttgatgCTTTTATTTGCAACAGTCTCAATGTGGCAACCAGCTCTCCTTTGGTTTTGGATAACAGTTGTGTCACTTTGTTTTGCTCCATTTATCTTCAACCCTCACCAATTTGTATTTTCTGATTTTTTTATTGATTATAGAAACTTTATTCATTGGCTGTCATCAGGGAATTCAAGATATAAGAAAGAATGTTGGTCAAATTATATTAAGGCTTCTAGGGCAATCTTCACAGGATATAAGCGGAAAACTATTGACGATGAATCTGAAATGGAGGATAAAGTTGATAAGAGAACAagattttggaatattttagGTGCTGAAGTCATTGTGCCTCTCCTCTacttttcttttaatttttctgcGTATATGTTCATTAATGCACAAACGGGCGCACAAGATGTCGAGCTAACGAACTCTATTCTTCGTCTGTCCATCGTAACGTTTTTACCTATTGTCTTCAATGTCATAATATTGCTTTTGGGGTTTGGAATCTCGCTTCTTACTTATCCTTTTCTGGCATTTTGTTCTGCAAGTCTGGGAAGTTCTATTTCATTTATGGtccattttctttccatCTTTATCTACATTATTGACTTTGAGATCATGTGGTTTCTTCAAGGTTGGAATTTTACAAGGACActtatattattattaacgTCAATTAATTTACAaagtttccttttcaaGATTGTGACAACTTTTTGCATAACaaaagaattcaaaaacaatAAGCCTCATCTGGCATGGTGGACTGGTAATTGGTATAAAACAGGTTTAAGTTGGTCAGTCATCTTACAGCCAATGAGAGAATACATACTAAAAATAATAGAGTCCAGTTATTTTGCTGGTGATTTCTTTTTGGGTCATTTTCTACTGTATATGCAAACACCGCTACTGTTTTTTCCCTTTGTTGATTATTTCCATTCTATGACACTTTTATGGTTGAACCCAACTCAATTAGTTTCACATAAGAGAATCTTTACCAAGAAGCAAAAAAGACGCagaaatattatcattgCGAAATATATTCTCCTGTATTTTATGCTGTTGTTGAATCtattgtttttatttatagCACCATTTTTTGCAGATGAACTAATCCCTGAACCTCAATCTTTGGTGTTAAATACGCCACTGAACAGAACAGTCCAGCCATACAAACATGACAACAATGATACAGGCCCATTTGTGGCGCCGACTGATCCGGCCATGGGGCAAACAGTCAAATATATTACCATATAA
- the SCW10 gene encoding putative family 17 glucosidase (ancestral locus Anc_5.15) — protein MRFQKLITAASLLGAVSAAPAVRHHKHKRDVVTETVQAQVTVMVGGAAPTGIVEENAVLADTTAQAAAQTTATVAAVSAAQAQASSPATTTSIISTAQSTASSSSSSSSSSSSSDTSSSGAKGITYSPYNSDGTCKSTADVASDLQQLQDYPNIRLYGVDCNQVANVLQGKTSSQKLFLGIYYVDQIQDAVDTIKSAVESYGSWDDITTVSIGNELVNGGSATPSQVGQYVSTGRSALQAAGYTGSVVSVDTFIAVINNPELCQYSDYMAVNAHAYFDQNTAAADAGTWVLEQIQRVWTACGGEKDVVITESGWPSQGSTLGVAVPSKDNQKAAISAITSTCGSSTYVFNAFNDLWKAPGEYGCEQYWGILSN, from the coding sequence ATGCGTTTCCAAAAGTTAATTACTGCAGCCTCCCTACTAGGTGCCGTCTCAGCTGCTCCAGCTGTCCGTCATCACAAACATAAACGTGATGTCGTCACTGAAACCGTTCAAGCTCAAGTAACTGTCATGGTCGGTGGTGCTGCCCCAACTGGTATCGTTGAAGAAAATGCCGTTCTTGCTGACACTACTGCTCAAGCTGCCGCTCAAACTACCGCCACCGTTGCTGCTGTCTCAGCTGCTCAAGCACAAGCTTCTTCTCCAGCTACCACCACTTCCATAATATCAACTGCGCAATCAACCGCCAGTAgctcttcttcctcttcctcttcctcttcctcatcTGATACTTCATCTTCCGGTGCTAAGGGTATCACTTATTCTCCTTATAACAGTGATGGTACTTGTAAATCTACCGCTGATGTGGCTTCCGATTTGCAACAATTACAAGATTACCCAAATATTAGATTATATGGTGTTGACTGTAACCAAGTCGCTAACGTCCTTCAAGGTAAGACCTCTTCTCAAAAACTTTTCCTAGGTATTTACTACGTTGATCAAATCCAAGATGCCGTGGATACCATCAAGAGTGCTGTTGAATCATACGGGTCTTGGGATGATATAACGACTGTCTCCATCGGTAACGAATTGGTTAACGGTGGTTCAGCTACTCCTTCTCAAGTCGGTCAATACGTTTCCACTGGTAGATCCGCTCTACAAGCCGCCGGTTACACTGGTTCTGTTGTTTCCGTTGACACTTTCATTGCTGTCATTAACAACCCTGAATTATGTCAATACTCTGATTACATGGCCGTTAACGCTCATGCCTATTTCGACCAAAACACTGCCGCTGCCGATGCTGGTACTTGGGTCTTGGAACAAATCCAAAGAGTCTGGACCGCATGTGGTGGTGAAAAAGATGTCGTTATCACTGAATCAGGATGGCCATCCCAAGGGTCTACCTTAGGTGTTGCTGTTCCATCTAAGGATAACCAAAAGGCCGCTATTTCTGCTATCACCAGTACCTGTGGTTCTTCCACTTACGTTTTCAACGCTTTCAACGATTTATGGAAAGCTCCTGGTGAATATGGTTGTGAACAATACTGGGGTATTTTGTCTAATTAA
- the GAS1 gene encoding 1,3-beta-glucanosyltransferase GAS1 (ancestral locus Anc_5.13), protein MLLKTLSTITATSFLASLVKSADLPAIEVVGNKFFYSNNGSQFYMKGIAYQADTANVTSGSTINDPLADYTSCSRDIPYLQQLDTNVIRVYAVNTSLDHTECMNALNDAGIYVIADLSSPTESINRDSPSWTLDLLDRYTSVVDLFSNYTNVLGFFAGNEVTNNFTNADASAFVKAAVRDTKKYISDQGYRAIPVGYSSNDDADTRVAIADYFACGDDDVKADFYGINMYEWCGTSTFSKSGYSDRTKEFANLSIPIFFSEYGCNEVSPRQFTEVQALYGSDMTDVWSGGIVYMYFEETNKYGLVSIDGNDVKTLDDFNNYSKEIHSISPTSANTKSYTPSSTALSCPTSQKYWNVATSLPPTPDKNICSCMAASVSCTVSSDVDEDDYQDLFNYVCSKVSCAGISKNGTSGEYGAYSFCSSKEQLDFVLNFYYEANGGSSSDCDFSGSATLQDATTQAGCATALSQIGSVGTNIASVSATFDSSESSSSGKKTSSATGKSSSGKSSATSGSSSSSASSTSGSKKSNAGSVNAKLNLAQVLLSSVVTISLAAGLGFALA, encoded by the coding sequence ATGTTATTGAAGACTTTATCCACTATCACTGCCACCTCATTCTTGGCCAGTCTGGTAAAATCAGCCGACTTACCAGCCATCGAAGTTGTCGgaaacaaatttttctaCTCAAACAATGGGTCTCAATTCTACATGAAGGGTATTGCTTATCAAGCTGATACTGCTAATGTGACCTCTGGTTCTACCATCAATGATCCATTGGCTGATTACACCAGTTGTTCTAGAGATATTCCATACCTACAACAACTTGATACCAATGTTATTCGTGTTTACGCTGTAAACACTTCTTTGGATCATACCGAATGTATGAACGCTTTGAACGATGCCGGTATTTATGTGATTGCTGATTTATCCTCTCCTACTGAATCCATTAACAGAGACAGTCCATCTTGGACTTTGGATTTGTTAGACCGTTACACTTCCGTTgttgatttattttctaaCTACACTAACGTCTTAGGTTTCTTTGCTGGTAACGAAGTCACCAACAACTTCACTAACGCTGATGCCTCTGCCTTCGTTAAGGCTGCCGTTAGAGACActaagaaatatatttctgACCAAGGCTATAGAGCCATTCCAGTCGGTTATTCCTCCAATGATGATGCTGATACTAGAGTTGCCATTGCTGATTACTTTGCCTGTGGTGATGACGATGTTAAGGCTGATTTCTACGGTATCAACATGTACGAATGGTGTGGTACTTCCACTTTCTCCAAATCTGGTTACTCTGACAGAACTAAGGAATTTGCTAATTTGTCCATCccaatcttcttctccGAGTATGGTTGTAATGAAGTTTCTCCAAGACAATTTACCGAAGTTCAAGCTTTGTACGGTAGTGACATGACTGATGTCTGGTCTGGTGGTATTGTTTACATGtactttgaagaaactaaCAAGTACGGTTTGGTCAGTATTGATGGTAACGATGTTAAGACATTGGACGATTTCAACAACTACTCTAAGGAAATTCACAGTATCAGCCCAACTTCTGCTAACACCAAGTCTTACACTCCTTCTTCCACTGCTCTATCCTGTCCAACTAGTCAAAAGTACTGGAATGTTGCAACCTCCCTACCACCTACTCCAGACAAGAACATTTGTTCTTGTATGGCTGCTTCTGTCTCTTGTACTGTTTCTTCtgatgttgatgaagatgattacCAAGATTTGTTCAACTATGTCTGTAGTAAGGTCTCTTGTGCTGGTATTTCTAAGAATGGTACCAGTGGTGAATACGGTGCTTACTCTTTCTGTTCTTCCAAGGAACAATTAGATTTTGTTTTGAACTTTTACTACGAAGCTAACGGTGGTAGTAGCTCCGACTGTGACTTCAGTGGTTCTGCTACTTTACAAGATGCTACTACCCAAGCTGGTTGTGCTACTGCTCTATCTCAAATCGGTAGTGTCGGTACTAACATTGCTTCTGTCTCCGCTACTTTTGACAGCAGtgaatcttcttcttcaggtAAGAAGACCTCTTCAGCTACTGGCAAGTCTTCCAGCGGTAAATCCTCAGCTACCTCTggttcttcatcttctagTGCTTCTTCTACCAGTGGTAGTAAGAAGTCTAATGCTGGTTCCGTCAACGCTAAATTGAACTTGGCTCAAGTTCTACTTTCTTCAGTTGTTACCATTTCTTTAGCTGCTGGTTTAGGTTTCGCCCTAGCTTGA